In Leptidea sinapis chromosome 28, ilLepSina1.1, whole genome shotgun sequence, a single genomic region encodes these proteins:
- the LOC126973131 gene encoding tyrosine-protein kinase CSK isoform X1, translating into MNSDVHRHQAHPPLAQIRCDFKPDATEKRQHVVHGGGQAVGPCGWYSASATPAPTAPARLKRAQPPQHLPSGGGVTGSNGPHAPLSPTALQNSAQHNNVMTSSVRAPIPPAPPGPAPTVMHTSQTAAIPKGGSDVLVNTSNQNPPPAANRLLNMTQYPWHHGAISRERAEALLSGSPDGVFLVRESTNFPGDHTLCVRFRGRVEHYRVKWATVPESQNQRLTIDDEEFFDNMTDLIHHYLKDADGLCTKLVRCLPKASPNGANNNNVLQPPYSPLPAQPPPYPPTPSVSSALSSGHFQHTYNTQTPDQTDSAPHHQKFVDARWLIPERDLEIRENIGKGEFGDVMLGILNGTQKVAVKILKDNQAANKFKAEASVMASLKHENLVRLLGCVVFSSNGRTCIVTEHCAQGSLLDYLRSRGRHYVTRMDQINFAYDACCGMEYLERQRVVHRDLAARNVLICAEGRAKVADFGLARSDAAPDDPADALRVQAKLPIKWTAPEALKYNKFSNKSDMWSFGILLWEIYSFGRVPYPRIPLAEVVRHVERGYRMEAPEGCPSGPYEVMRAAWHADPAQRPTFATTRGRLAAIRDAAQ; encoded by the exons Atacgttgtgatttcaaaccggatgcaacggaaaaacgacag CATGTGGTGCACGGAGGTGGTCAGGCCGTAGGTCCGTGCGGCTGGTACTCCGCGTCAGCCACGCCTGCTCCCACAGCACCAGCCAGGCTCAAGAGGGCTCAGCCTCCACAACACCTGCCG TCCGGAGGTGGAGTCACAGGCAGTAATGGGCCCCACGCTCCGTTGTCGCCCACTGCCTTACAAAATTCCGCTCAACATAAT AATGTGATGACGTCATCGGTGCGAGCGCCCATTCCCCCCGCGCCGCCGGGTCCCGCCCCCACTGTCATGCACACGTCACAAACTGCCG CAATACCCAAGGGAGGAAGTGATGTTCTCGTGAACACGTCCAATCAGAATCCACCCCCGGCTGCCAACAGGTTGCTCAACATGACGCAGTACCC ATGGCACCACGGCGCGATATCCCGCGAGCGCGCAGAGGCGTTGCTGTCGGGATCACCAGACGGTGTGTTCCTGGTCCGGGAGAGCACCAACTTCCCGGGGGACCACACGCTGTGTGTGCGCTTCAGGGGACGAGTCGAGCACTACAG aGTCAAATGGGCAACAGTACCGGAGAGTCAGAATCAACGGCTTACCATCGACGATGAGGAGTTCTTCGATAACATGACGGATCTCATACAC CACTACTTGAAGGACGCGGATGGACTGTGCACAAAGCTGGTCCGATGTCTTCCCAAGGCATCACCCAACGGTGCCAACAACAACAATGTCCTACAGCCACCATATTCACCCTTACCTGCT CAACCTCCGCCATACCCGCCCACGCCCAGTGTGTCGAGCGCGCTCAGTTCGGGCCACTTCCAGCACACGTACAACACACAGACACCCGACCAGACGGACAGCGCGCCCCACCACCAGAAGTTTGTCGACGCAC GCTGGTTAATACCCGAACGCGATCTGGAAATCCGCGAGAACATAGGCAAGGGTGAGTTCGGTGATGTAATGTTGGGCATTCTCAACGGAACACAGAAAGTCGCGGTCAAGATACTCAAGGACAACCAGGCGGCTAACAAGTTTAAGGCGGAGGCGAGCGTTATGGC ATCACTGAAGCACGAGAACCTGGTGCGGCTACTGGGCTGCGTGGTGTTCAGCTCCAATGGTCGCACGTGCATCGTGACGGAGCACTGCGCGCAGGGCTCGCTGTTGGACTACCTGCGGAGCCGGGGCCGCCACTACGTCACGAGGATGGACCAGATCAACTTCGCCTA CGACGCGTGCTGCGGCATGGAGTACCTGGAGCGCCAGCGCGTGGTGCACCGCGACCTGGCGGCCCGCAACGTGCTGATCTGCGCCGAGGGCCGCGCCAAGGTGGCCGACTTCGGCCTGGCGCGGAGCGACGCGGCGCCCGACGACCCCGCCGACGCGCTGCGCGTGCAGGCCAAGCTGCCCATCAAGTGGACCGCGCCCGAGGCGCTCAAGTACAAC aAATTCTCAAACAAATCCGACATGTGGAGTTTTGGTATTCTATTGTGGGAAATCTATTCTTTTGGAAGGGTGCCATATCCTAGAATT CCGCTGGCGGAGGTGGTGCGGCACGTGGAGCGCGGGTACCGCATGGAGGCGCCCGAGGGCTGCCCCAGCGGGCCCTACGAGGTCATGCGAGCGGCGTGGCACGCCGACCCCGCGCAGCGACCCACCTTCGCCACCACGCGGGGGCGGTTGGCTGCCATCCGGGACGCTGCCCAg TGA
- the LOC126973131 gene encoding tyrosine-protein kinase CSK isoform X2 has protein sequence MNSDVHRHQAHPPLAQHVVHGGGQAVGPCGWYSASATPAPTAPARLKRAQPPQHLPSGGGVTGSNGPHAPLSPTALQNSAQHNNVMTSSVRAPIPPAPPGPAPTVMHTSQTAAIPKGGSDVLVNTSNQNPPPAANRLLNMTQYPWHHGAISRERAEALLSGSPDGVFLVRESTNFPGDHTLCVRFRGRVEHYRVKWATVPESQNQRLTIDDEEFFDNMTDLIHHYLKDADGLCTKLVRCLPKASPNGANNNNVLQPPYSPLPAQPPPYPPTPSVSSALSSGHFQHTYNTQTPDQTDSAPHHQKFVDARWLIPERDLEIRENIGKGEFGDVMLGILNGTQKVAVKILKDNQAANKFKAEASVMASLKHENLVRLLGCVVFSSNGRTCIVTEHCAQGSLLDYLRSRGRHYVTRMDQINFAYDACCGMEYLERQRVVHRDLAARNVLICAEGRAKVADFGLARSDAAPDDPADALRVQAKLPIKWTAPEALKYNKFSNKSDMWSFGILLWEIYSFGRVPYPRIPLAEVVRHVERGYRMEAPEGCPSGPYEVMRAAWHADPAQRPTFATTRGRLAAIRDAAQ, from the exons CATGTGGTGCACGGAGGTGGTCAGGCCGTAGGTCCGTGCGGCTGGTACTCCGCGTCAGCCACGCCTGCTCCCACAGCACCAGCCAGGCTCAAGAGGGCTCAGCCTCCACAACACCTGCCG TCCGGAGGTGGAGTCACAGGCAGTAATGGGCCCCACGCTCCGTTGTCGCCCACTGCCTTACAAAATTCCGCTCAACATAAT AATGTGATGACGTCATCGGTGCGAGCGCCCATTCCCCCCGCGCCGCCGGGTCCCGCCCCCACTGTCATGCACACGTCACAAACTGCCG CAATACCCAAGGGAGGAAGTGATGTTCTCGTGAACACGTCCAATCAGAATCCACCCCCGGCTGCCAACAGGTTGCTCAACATGACGCAGTACCC ATGGCACCACGGCGCGATATCCCGCGAGCGCGCAGAGGCGTTGCTGTCGGGATCACCAGACGGTGTGTTCCTGGTCCGGGAGAGCACCAACTTCCCGGGGGACCACACGCTGTGTGTGCGCTTCAGGGGACGAGTCGAGCACTACAG aGTCAAATGGGCAACAGTACCGGAGAGTCAGAATCAACGGCTTACCATCGACGATGAGGAGTTCTTCGATAACATGACGGATCTCATACAC CACTACTTGAAGGACGCGGATGGACTGTGCACAAAGCTGGTCCGATGTCTTCCCAAGGCATCACCCAACGGTGCCAACAACAACAATGTCCTACAGCCACCATATTCACCCTTACCTGCT CAACCTCCGCCATACCCGCCCACGCCCAGTGTGTCGAGCGCGCTCAGTTCGGGCCACTTCCAGCACACGTACAACACACAGACACCCGACCAGACGGACAGCGCGCCCCACCACCAGAAGTTTGTCGACGCAC GCTGGTTAATACCCGAACGCGATCTGGAAATCCGCGAGAACATAGGCAAGGGTGAGTTCGGTGATGTAATGTTGGGCATTCTCAACGGAACACAGAAAGTCGCGGTCAAGATACTCAAGGACAACCAGGCGGCTAACAAGTTTAAGGCGGAGGCGAGCGTTATGGC ATCACTGAAGCACGAGAACCTGGTGCGGCTACTGGGCTGCGTGGTGTTCAGCTCCAATGGTCGCACGTGCATCGTGACGGAGCACTGCGCGCAGGGCTCGCTGTTGGACTACCTGCGGAGCCGGGGCCGCCACTACGTCACGAGGATGGACCAGATCAACTTCGCCTA CGACGCGTGCTGCGGCATGGAGTACCTGGAGCGCCAGCGCGTGGTGCACCGCGACCTGGCGGCCCGCAACGTGCTGATCTGCGCCGAGGGCCGCGCCAAGGTGGCCGACTTCGGCCTGGCGCGGAGCGACGCGGCGCCCGACGACCCCGCCGACGCGCTGCGCGTGCAGGCCAAGCTGCCCATCAAGTGGACCGCGCCCGAGGCGCTCAAGTACAAC aAATTCTCAAACAAATCCGACATGTGGAGTTTTGGTATTCTATTGTGGGAAATCTATTCTTTTGGAAGGGTGCCATATCCTAGAATT CCGCTGGCGGAGGTGGTGCGGCACGTGGAGCGCGGGTACCGCATGGAGGCGCCCGAGGGCTGCCCCAGCGGGCCCTACGAGGTCATGCGAGCGGCGTGGCACGCCGACCCCGCGCAGCGACCCACCTTCGCCACCACGCGGGGGCGGTTGGCTGCCATCCGGGACGCTGCCCAg TGA